The nucleotide window TCGGCTTTCGCGCGCTCCGACCTGCCATCGCAGTGTACCCGCAATtcttcgacctcgtcgtccagcagctccacAGCGCAGACCATGCGTTGTGCGGCAACGCCTTGATGCTTATCAACGCCCTCATCCGCGATGCACTGTCGAGCACGGTCCGCGATGCGAATGGCCAGGAAAATGGGACAGGTGGCAGAGAAGACTGGGCCAAGCTGATCAAGCGCCTGCAGGATCTTGGCCTGATACGGGCGGTGTATAAGCTTATGCAAAGCTCATCCCTACAAGACCTTGCCGTGCCCATGCTCGAGTTCCAATCCCTCAGCAAGCTGCTCATTCGGAAGTGGCGCGAAGTCAGGGTAGATCTGGACCGACCAGAGCACCGACGGTCGCTCAAAAGCATACACTTGGCGAGTGCGCCTgaacgcgccgccgtcaatgggacgcccaaggaggagggctCAGAAATAGGCAAGAAGAAACACAACCCAGAAAAGTGGCGGAGGCTTGGGTTTGAGACGGAGAGCCCGGCGCAGGAGTTCGACACGGCGGGATATTTGGGCATGATGGACTTGACGGACTACGTGCGGCGGCACGAGGACGCCTTTCagaagctgctgcttgaGCAGGCAACACGTCGGGCGTCGGGCCGCTGCCCAGTCGCGCGAGCCAGTCTGGCGGTGACCATGATTATGTATGATCATTTCGAGATTGACAAGACCGACCTCGAGGACACCAAGGGATACCAGGGCGCACAGATGAAGGACCAGGACAAGCTGTtccagccgctgctgctgcagtggTCAAGACTTCACGCGGCCGGTCTCCAAGGTTTCTTGCGCCTGTGGAAGTCAACGGctgccgaggtcgaggactTCGACAAAGTTGTTGAGTTGACGCGTATACTGATCGAGCAAGTCATCGGCCAGTCCACTCGGACAAGAGACATAATGGAGGTGGAGGACGACATGCACGAGTACGACATCACTCGCCTGCGGAACCTACAactggagctgctggaatTGACCTTTGAAGACACGTGGGGTGAACACCTGTACCAGGTGCGCGAGGTGCTCAAACAGGAGGCCCTACAGTTTGTCAAGGAGCAACGAGTGCGCTGTCTGTTACAGGGGTCTTGGTTCAGCAGGCAAACCCCGAATCGAGATGCgaatggcgatggcggcgacaagCCGACGACAACTTCGTGGCGTTTTGCCAAGCTGTCACACAATCGGCGGTTCCTGCACTATTGCGACTTTGAGCAGCAGATGGCGCAGGACCCTGGCTTGGACAACCTGACGGAGAAAATTGACCTGGCAAGTATAAGCTCTGTCGTGTCCAACGTGTCGGCCCCGAACGAGGACGCCAAGAGCACCGCCAGCACAACGACGGTGCAAAAGCTGAGCAGCAACCCGAAGGCGACCACCAAGATTACTATCTTTCGATATGTCGACCCGTCGGAagccaccggcggcggcgaagcgaAAGAGCAGCCGATGTTGACGCTGTGGCCGATGAGCCACAGCCTGGCGTCAGagtggctcgacggcctcctcATGTTGCTCAACCAAGCGCCGATAACGGCCGAGACTAGTAAGCTCATCAATTTGGTCAGTGACTACGGCCTGAAAATCCGACTCCTCAACGTCAGGATGGACTCGGCATTCGAGGGGCCGCCACCGGGGGCTGGTGTGGTACCGAGCAGGGAagggctggacgacgactacTTCTTCGAGGTCTAAGCGAACGTCCACCGCGTTCGTCCTGTTTTCCTTTTCATACCCATATATACCCTTTGATCTTTGTACTCAATTACGTCGCTGGCGAGGCATAGCGCACATGTCGAGGCCGAGTAATGATGgatgcgggcgcgggcggtctGCTGTTGAAACGATACCTCATGTCGATGTGCTGAGAAGGCAGTTGGTCCGCTGGGCACCGTGTGAGGGTGTGTTAGGCCCAACTGGACGGATCATTAAGCGAGATGTAttgccctcgcccccctGGGGAGCGTACAGGTACTacctgtacttcgtacttcaAAGCCAATTCCGAATGTTGGCGAGGTGTGGACAAGGCCTAGAGACAAACCAAGTCACAATAATCAAAAATGGCTAAGCCGACAATCATCATTATTCCCGCTGCGATGCACTTGCCAGCCCACTATGAGGCTCTAACGCGGGCGGCAATTGACTGTTGACTGTGTCCCCAAACGGCAAGATACCAGACGGCACGATAGTTACCAGTAGGCCTCGTGTGGTCAATATATGGCACGTGCCTCTCCCCTCACGACCTGCTTTGCGTCCTGTAGAAGCACTCTATCTACCAGGGTACCTGCAGGAAGCTCCCGGGACGTTCGTGGTGGAGAACACAAACGATTACTAACAAGGGCGTTTCCGCGGCcgtcagcgacgaggccgtcttACGACTCCGACGGCACGCGCTGTCCGTCTTCAAGACGCCGGTGCTGGCAGGGGCGTGGGCTGACGCAGCATTCGACAGGGCGACGGGCATACATCAAGACCATGGCGGATGAGGCGATCGGGCCGGaagcgcagcagcatgtcCTACTCATTTAGTAGTTGCAATTGGTACAGGATATCCACTCTCCGAGATGTCGTGGCCATCGCCCAGAGGTTGCCTGTGAGCGCCGCTTCTTGCAACGCACTCTGAATCAACGAGAAGGtgacgagctgcagggcgGTTGCACCGCGATGTGTCGTCGTAGTTGTGGCTTAGGCTCGTCTTgcacaccacaccacccaCGAGCACCACGAGCACCAGCAGGGGCCGCGGTTGGGTTGGAAGAAGCCCGTTCGAGAGAGCTCCCCCAAAAGCAGGAGGAGTGCAGACACGTAGCTCGGGCATCAGAGCTCAGGCAATCGCCAAGATCGCATGCAAGCTGTTTCGTACATGAGGGCTTGTTGCGGCCAAGGCATGGTGCAGCTGGGACGTTACGAGGGTCTCTCGGCCCGGGGGGCGGAGAGGCAACGAGGCAGAGAGAGCATGccagcgagagagagagagagagagcatgAGGATGGAGGTGATACAGTGGAGTCGCAGGCCGCGTTGGGTAGGGA belongs to Purpureocillium takamizusanense chromosome 1, complete sequence and includes:
- a CDS encoding uncharacterized protein (EggNog:ENOG503NVMT~COG:T), with amino-acid sequence MDQADIPALLSRLGSDEDAVRKMAVFKLQNSINDPAFADVFISSGGLVVLRRLIMSSLGNTLAYTLQSLTRLLEVDMGWEIFETPTATDLVERIVELIVTNPLVNILRGAMAILVALVSHSQSSATANSPSSVPGTFGFRALRPAIAVYPQFFDLVVQQLHSADHALCGNALMLINALIRDALSSTVRDANGQENGTGGREDWAKLIKRLQDLGLIRAVYKLMQSSSLQDLAVPMLEFQSLSKLLIRKWREVRVDLDRPEHRRSLKSIHLASAPERAAVNGTPKEEGSEIGKKKHNPEKWRRLGFETESPAQEFDTAGYLGMMDLTDYVRRHEDAFQKLLLEQATRRASGRCPVARASLAVTMIMYDHFEIDKTDLEDTKGYQGAQMKDQDKLFQPLLLQWSRLHAAGLQGFLRLWKSTAAEVEDFDKVVELTRILIEQVIGQSTRTRDIMEVEDDMHEYDITRLRNLQLELLELTFEDTWGEHLYQVREVLKQEALQFVKEQRVRCLLQGSWFSRQTPNRDANGDGGDKPTTTSWRFAKLSHNRRFLHYCDFEQQMAQDPGLDNLTEKIDLASISSVVSNVSAPNEDAKSTASTTTVQKLSSNPKATTKITIFRYVDPSEATGGGEAKEQPMLTLWPMSHSLASEWLDGLLMLLNQAPITAETSKLINLVSDYGLKIRLLNVRMDSAFEGPPPGAGVVPSREGLDDDYFFEV